In Planctomycetia bacterium, the sequence AACTCGAAGCGGGCGAAGGTATCACCGTTAAATCCAAGAAGGATTTCGTCGCTCGCGTGCGCGGAACGAAATGAAGATCGAGCTGACGCCAGCGGCTCTCGACGATCTGCGATCCATCCGGGTCTACACGCTGGAGCGCTGGGGCGCCGCGCGGGAAACCACTTACTTGGATCGGATGTGGGAGAAGTTCGGATCCATTCTCACGAACCCCGCTCCTTATCGCGGGCGCCCCGATCTCTTCCCCGGCTGCCAGATCGCCGCGGAGGGGAAGCATGTAATTCTTTTCCGCGTAAACAAATCCACCCTCCAAGTCGTGCGCGTCCTCCACAGCGCAATGGATTTTAAGCGGCACTTGCGTCCGTCGGCGTAAAGACGGGAGCCGATCCGAGGGGGCCAATCCTGATAGTCAGCACGTTTCGATTCACCGCGGGTGGTCATCTTGCCGCGGACGATTCCCCGGCCCTTGGTAAACGATAATTCCTCCCGAACGTGCAGTTGAGCGTCCCAGCCGGCGGCGACCAACGCCGGAGTGATGAACTTGGTGCAAGTTACCCGTTCGCTGAGCTTCCGTTTGTTCATTCAACGGAACTCCCGAGGTGGATGCCGATGCGCGGACGGTTCGAGGCGAGCGAGATTTGTAGCCGTGCGGCAGCTTCTGGGGACATGCTGGAGCAGCGGATAACGCCGGAAAGTTCTGTGCGAGGCAAGCTGCGCGTATAGGCGTGCAGTCCATCCTGAAATCCGTTCGTCCTGTCACCGTATTCCGGGATTCGATCTCCAACCGGACAGGATACACGATGACAGGATGGACGAAATCGTGCTCTCTACGATGGAGAAGATTGAGGGTTACGTTGCGGGCAACGCGAAAGAGGAAGGCGCGCGCACGCAATCGGGCGACCAGGCTTCGCCTTTCAGATTCGCAGATACGACTCCTGCACGACGTCGTCCACATCCGGACGCCTGGGAACGATCCGTGCAGATACGCACGCAGCGAGGAATCATGCCCTTCCTCGGTGAACCAGCGGGCCGGGTTGATCCCCGCCGGGTCTCCGAGGTGGGATGGAACGTTTACGACGAAAAAAGCAGTGGGTCAGTCATGGATCACCCCGGACCAGGAGCAACGTACCCCTAAATCCCACCGCGTTGCGTGCGAGATCAGAAGTTGAACGTGGCGGTGAGCGAAAGTTTCCGCGGCGCATGGTAGCGGAAGGTGTTGGGGACGTCGCCGCCGGCCGCGGCGTTGAAGGTGTAGGCGGTGTAGACGACATCCTCCTCGTCCAGCAGGTTTGCGACATTGAGCTGCAGGCGGGTGCGAACCTTGCCGAAACGAAGTTCGTAGCTCGTGTGGGCGGAAACGAGGGCGTAGGCGCTGGCGTAGCGGTAGTCGAACGGAGCGCCGTTGGCGTTGCCGATGACCTGTTTGCCGCGGAGGTTGGCACCGCCGCCGACGGAGAAGCCCTTGAGTCGGCCGTCGCGGAACGCGTACGTCGTGTAGATGTTCGCCGTGTACTTGACGGTACCGTTGAGCGTGCGGCCCTGGGTGTAGCCGTCGATGGTACTGTTGATGTCGTTGATGTTGGTCGCGATCCGCGCGGCATTGGGAAGCGCGGGATTGGCGGCTCCGGCCTGCCAAGTGGCCATGTGCGTGGCGACATAGGCGCGGAGGCCGGGACCGATGTCGGCCTGCTGGGTCTTTGGGATCGAGTAGTTGAGCATCAGGCGACAGCTGCGCGTGAGGTTGGCCGTGACGTCGAGTTCGATGACGTCGCCCCTGTAGGTTTCGAGGTCGCGGAAGGCGAGGATCGTGTCCTCGGGTCGTCCGAGGTCGTTCCAGATTTCGTTGATGTCGGCCTGGCGATCGCCGGCACGGGGACGCTCGGTCTGCTGCATGTCGTAGTAACCGAGGCTGCCGGAAAGCTTGCCGCCGAAGAACTCCATTTTGATGCCGAGATCGATGCCTTCGTTGGACGACGGTCCGATGGGGGAGCCGTCGATCTGGGCGGCGCCGCTGCCGGCCGCGTTGAAGGATTCGGAGAAGTTGGCGTAGAAGCCGATCCATGGCACGGGGAAGAAGACGGCGCCGGCGGACGACGTGCCGACGCCGACTTTGCTCAGGTCGAAGGTACCCGGACCGTCCGTGGCACGCATGATGGACGAGCCGTCGGGATTGGCGGCGACGCGGCGGTGCTGCTTGCGTTCGTGAGTGTCGTACCGGTAGCCGAGGAGCACGGAGAGCTTGCCGTCGAGCAGCGAGGAGGCGGACGCGATCTGGTTGTACTGCAGCGACTGGTCCTCGTCGGCGGCGTTGGTGTCGGTATAACGCACGTCGGTGCCGTTGGAGACGAGGTTGTCGAACGTGGCGGGATTGCGGGGGCCGTCCCAGTATTGGCGGATCCGGACGACGTTGGTGGCGACAGTGGAGTTCGCGTTGACACCGTTCACCCGGCCGGCGGTCCAGACGTAGTTGTTGAACTCGTCGGTGCGGAAGCCGGAGACGACGCTCAGGCTCTGGCGCAGCCAACGGAACTGTTTCTTGTAAGCGAGGCTGAGACGCCAGTCGGAGAGTTCGTTCTCCTGGCTCTGCTTCTGCGGCTGCACGTCCGAGAACGCCTTGCCGAAGTTGGGATTTGGTGCGCCATTGGGCAGGACGGTGTTAACATCGATTCGATGCTGGTCCCAGACGCGCACGTTGGCACGGCGGGCTTGGTCCTGATGGTTGTAGGCGAGCTGGGCGACGATGCCGGCTTGCAAACGATGCTCCAAGTAGAACGTCCAGCTGCGGTAGTTGGTGTCGATATAGGCATCGGGCGGCTGGAGGCTGAATTCGCGGCTGGGAATCGACGGGTAACGATTGATCGCGGGCCGCCCATCCGGCAGGATGCGCAGGGCGGTGCCGGTGGACTGAAAGTGGCCGCGCAGGTTCAACAGCCCGAGCGACGCCTGGGCGGGATCGTAGACGAGGTAGTCGTCGTTGACGCCGGTGTTGAGGCGGGCGACGCCGGTGCCGGCCGTGGGCGGGGCAGTGACACCATTGTACACCGAGGTGCGGTTCCAGTTGGAACTCTGGTCGACGAAGGTCTGGGCAAACGAGATCCGTCGGTAGCGGCCGTCCTCGAACTCGCCGCGGACCTGCGTGTCCTTGGCCAGTCGATACGTTGCGGCGAGGTGGTAGCTGTCGCGCAGGGGTTCGTCGTAGTCCCTCCATCCCTTGAGCCGGTCGTGGACGGCGTTGACGCGGACGGCGAGCTTGTCGCCGGCGGGCACGTTGTAATGCATGCTGGCGCGATAGCCGCCGTAGGTGTCGGTGCGGAGCTGGACACTGCGCCGTGCCACGAACAGGGCCTGCTTGGTCCAGGTGGTGTTGACGCCGCCGGGGTTGCCGTCGCCAAAGAGGATGGAGTTGGGGCCGCGGGCGAACTCGAGCCGCTCGGTTTTTAACTGTCGCTCGAGACGTACCAGCGGAAGTAGTTCCGGCTGGGGAAACTGTTGCCGACGCCGCGGATGTTGGTGTTCTGCTCACCGAAGGTGGCGGTGTCGCCTACCGGGATGGAATTGGGCGCCCATTCCGCTGCGGAGGCGAAGTTGGTTGCGCCGATATCTTCAAGGAATTCGGCGGTCAGGATGCTGATGGCCGACGGCGTTTCCTTGAGTGGCGTCTCGATGCGGCCCCCGGCAAGGGCACTCGACGCGGTGTAGTCGACATCGCGGTCCGTGCTGACTTCGAAGGCGGCGAGCGTGATGGCCTTGTCGGATTCGGGAGTGCTGGGCGCCGGTGCGGCGGGTGTGGTTTGGGCGCCGGCGCGTGAAAGCGCGAGAACGACAGACAGCAGGCAAAGCCAGCGGGAGAGTCGGGCGGTTTGAAGGTAGTTCATTGGATCGGGGAAACGGGACGAAAGGAATTTGCCGATGAAAACGAGAGCAGGCATCCGGTCTGGGCGAAGGAAACGGGGAGCCGATGGATGCAGTGGCCGGCCGGGCCACGCGAATCAAAAGTGCTCTGGCGTCCGTTTCACGACGCACCGGGCTTCTTGGGGACATCGACGCCCGCGGCCCGCGATTGCGCGGCATGGAGGTTGGCCACCATGGCCTCGAGTTTCTGCCGCCAGCAGGCGAGCCATTAGCCTGACGACGAAGTCCTGGTTTTCGCAGCGGTAATCAGCAAAGTAGCGCGAAGGATGGCAGTGCGGGCGAGGCGGAGATAATTGGCAATTCGCGGAAGGACTCCCGAAGTATAATGCCACGTGCCGCTGGATCGCTCGAGCTTGCGAGACTCCGCCGCCACTGCCGAACTGCAGCATGCAACCGGCAGACCCCGTGGGATCGCGCCCCCCCGCGCTTTTAGGAGAGTCGGTGAGTTGTTCGGTTTCCGATTCGGCGGCAGCTTGAGGATGACGATGACTACGGACGCAGAATTGCTGGCGGGTTATGTGAGGGAGGGCTCCGACGCGGCTTTCCGGGAACTGGTGCAACGGCATCTGCCGATGGTCTACGGGGCTGCGTTGCGGCAGGTGGGCGGCGATGCGCATCTGGCGAAGGACGTAACGCAGACGGCGTTCGTGGCACTGGCAGGGAAGGCGCGGAAGCTGGAGGGGCGCGGGACTCTGGCGGGTTGGCTTTATCTCAGTGCGCACCACGCGGCGGCGCAGATGGTGCGGACGGAACGCCGGCGGAAAATACGCGAGGAGGCGCATGCGATGCAGGAACGACTGACGAACGGCGACACGACAGCGGAGTGGGAGCGAGTGCGACCGGCGATCGATGCGGCATTGCGCGAGCTCGGCGAGATAGACCGTGAGGCGGTGCTGCTGCGGTTCTTTGAGGGGCGGCCGTTTGCAGCGGTGGGGGCGTCGTTGAACGTGAGCGAGGATGCGGCGAGGATGCGCGTGGAGCGGGCGCTGGACAAACTACGTGGCGCGCTGGCACGCCATGGGATCACGTCGACGGCGGCGGCGCTGGGGGCCGTGCTCACGAGTCATGCGAGCGTGGTCGCGCCGGCAGCGCTGGTCGCGGAGATCGCCAGTGCGGCGGCACTGGGTGGGGCGGGGGTGGTGGTGAGTGCGACGATTTTTATGAAAACCCTGATGATAGCGGTGTCGGCGGTGGCGGTCGTGGCAATCGGCGGCGCGCTGTATCAAGCGCAGCAGGCGCAGCGGGCAGCTACGGATGCGGCGCTGGCGGAGAAGCAGCGCGACGCAATGGTCGCAACCTTGAAAGCGGCGCAGGTGCGGGCGGAGGAGGCCGAGCGAAGAATGCGAGCGGTCGAGACGCGGGCGGTGGCGGAAAAGGCAAACGCGCCGGCTTCAAGCGGAACGCCCCCATCGCCATCGCGCGTGGCCTCGATCACTGCGGTTGCGGCTGACGGAACGTCCAAAGGAACCATCCACTACGCCGACACGCCGGAGGGCAGGCGTGCGATGATACGCCATGCGGTCGGGCAGACATTCGGTGCGTTTTTCCGAAAGATGGAGTGGGACGAAAGGCAGCAGGATCTTTTCAAGGAATTGTTCGCCGATCGAAAGGAATCTGAACGGAAAAAATTTCAGGGCGCGCAGACGGAAGGGAAGCGGTTGGGCAACGACGTGGCGAAGGCGATTTTCGAAGAAGCTTCGCGGGAGTTTGACGAGCGGCTGCAGCTGCAA encodes:
- a CDS encoding type II toxin-antitoxin system RelE/ParE family toxin; translated protein: MKIELTPAALDDLRSIRVYTLERWGAARETTYLDRMWEKFGSILTNPAPYRGRPDLFPGCQIAAEGKHVILFRVNKSTLQVVRVLHSAMDFKRHLRPSA
- a CDS encoding TonB-dependent receptor, coding for MARRSVQLRTDTYGGYRASMHYNVPAGDKLAVRVNAVHDRLKGWRDYDEPLRDSYHLAATYRLAKDTQVRGEFEDGRYRRISFAQTFVDQSSNWNRTSVYNGVTAPPTAGTGVARLNTGVNDDYLVYDPAQASLGLLNLRGHFQSTGTALRILPDGRPAINRYPSIPSREFSLQPPDAYIDTNYRSWTFYLEHRLQAGIVAQLAYNHQDQARRANVRVWDQHRIDVNTVLPNGAPNPNFGKAFSDVQPQKQSQENELSDWRLSLAYKKQFRWLRQSLSVVSGFRTDEFNNYVWTAGRVNGVNANSTVATNVVRIRQYWDGPRNPATFDNLVSNGTDVRYTDTNAADEDQSLQYNQIASASSLLDGKLSVLLGYRYDTHERKQHRRVAANPDGSSIMRATDGPGTFDLSKVGVGTSSAGAVFFPVPWIGFYANFSESFNAAGSGAAQIDGSPIGPSSNEGIDLGIKMEFFGGKLSGSLGYYDMQQTERPRAGDRQADINEIWNDLGRPEDTILAFRDLETYRGDVIELDVTANLTRSCRLMLNYSIPKTQQADIGPGLRAYVATHMATWQAGAANPALPNAARIATNINDINSTIDGYTQGRTLNGTVKYTANIYTTYAFRDGRLKGFSVGGGANLRGKQVIGNANGAPFDYRYASAYALVSAHTSYELRFGKVRTRLQLNVANLLDEEDVVYTAYTFNAAAGGDVPNTFRYHAPRKLSLTATFNF
- a CDS encoding sigma-70 family RNA polymerase sigma factor yields the protein MFGFRFGGSLRMTMTTDAELLAGYVREGSDAAFRELVQRHLPMVYGAALRQVGGDAHLAKDVTQTAFVALAGKARKLEGRGTLAGWLYLSAHHAAAQMVRTERRRKIREEAHAMQERLTNGDTTAEWERVRPAIDAALRELGEIDREAVLLRFFEGRPFAAVGASLNVSEDAARMRVERALDKLRGALARHGITSTAAALGAVLTSHASVVAPAALVAEIASAAALGGAGVVVSATIFMKTLMIAVSAVAVVAIGGALYQAQQAQRAATDAALAEKQRDAMVATLKAAQVRAEEAERRMRAVETRAVAEKANAPASSGTPPSPSRVASITAVAADGTSKGTIHYADTPEGRRAMIRHAVGQTFGAFFRKMEWDERQQDLFKELFADRKESERKKFQGAQTEGKRLGNDVAKAIFEEASREFDERLQLQFGTGVVEAKRDYEAKGAFRHVAEETVKRVFYSDAPLTHQQADRLAEIMALNSRRTDGKFDIDAMDRNSVFAQAQGILSPAQLAAFREVDAEQRRQRELEQRAQSERKNVAAPSK